In Halobaculum rubrum, the following are encoded in one genomic region:
- a CDS encoding cold-shock protein: MATGKVDFFNDTGGYGFIETEDADEDVFFHMEDVGGPDLEEGQEVEFDIEEAEKGPRAKNLQRL, encoded by the coding sequence ATGGCAACTGGGAAGGTCGACTTCTTCAACGACACCGGCGGCTACGGATTCATCGAGACTGAGGACGCGGACGAGGACGTGTTCTTCCACATGGAGGACGTTGGCGGTCCTGACCTTGAGGAAGGGCAGGAAGTCGAGTTCGACATCGAGGAGGCCGAGAAGGGCCCCCGCGCGAAGAACCTGCAGCGCCTGTAA